The following proteins come from a genomic window of Corallococcus sp. NCRR:
- a CDS encoding SDR family NAD(P)-dependent oxidoreductase, protein MELGITGKSALVTGSSKGIGRAIAMVLSREGARVCVCARNPEPLEVLAKELRSEGAQVATVVTDVATQEGAYLAVDSAVRAFGGIDILVNNVGGSGGAGAFDAASTQQWNDVLQRNLMSAVWCSQRAVPVMRQIGGGSIVHISSIFGREYATSAPYSAAKAGLIALTKEMAVDLASHRIRVNAVAPGSIFFPGGSWDRRQQHDPEAVAKVVREQIPWGRFGTPEEVADVVAFLCSERAKWVTGSTLPVDGGQGRAY, encoded by the coding sequence ATGGAACTCGGAATCACGGGAAAGTCGGCGCTCGTCACCGGCAGCAGCAAGGGCATCGGGCGGGCCATCGCCATGGTGCTGTCGCGCGAGGGCGCCCGGGTGTGCGTGTGCGCGCGCAACCCGGAGCCGCTGGAGGTGCTCGCGAAGGAGCTGCGCTCCGAGGGCGCCCAGGTGGCCACGGTCGTCACCGACGTGGCCACGCAGGAGGGCGCGTACCTGGCGGTGGACTCGGCGGTGCGCGCCTTTGGCGGCATCGACATCCTGGTGAACAACGTGGGCGGCAGCGGCGGCGCGGGCGCCTTCGACGCGGCCAGCACCCAGCAGTGGAACGACGTCCTCCAGCGCAACCTGATGTCCGCCGTGTGGTGCAGCCAGCGCGCGGTGCCGGTGATGCGCCAGATTGGCGGCGGCAGCATCGTGCACATCAGCTCCATCTTCGGCCGCGAGTACGCCACCAGCGCGCCCTACAGCGCGGCCAAGGCGGGCCTCATCGCGCTCACGAAGGAGATGGCCGTGGACCTGGCGTCCCACCGCATCCGCGTCAACGCCGTGGCCCCGGGCTCCATCTTCTTCCCCGGCGGCAGCTGGGACCGGCGCCAGCAGCACGACCCGGAGGCGGTGGCGAAGGTGGTGCGCGAGCAGATTCCCTGGGGCCGCTTCGGCACGCCCGAGGAGGTGGCGGACGTGGTCGCCTTCCTTTGCTCGGAGCGGGCGAAGTGGGTGACGGGCTCCACCCTGCCCGTGGACGGCGGCCAGGGCCGTGCCTACTGA
- a CDS encoding phage holin family protein — translation MDLESERLERSQLETLSTPELIRHALSETRLLVKAEVMHAKKELKQELQAAKLAGIFLGAGAVLALTSLAVLFVALGLALPLGAAVGVLIVGAVLLAVAGLLLFLGTKRIPKKPLVHTQERLKTDFQMTRETLQ, via the coding sequence GTGGACCTTGAATCAGAACGCCTGGAGCGCAGCCAGCTGGAGACGCTCTCCACCCCCGAACTCATCCGGCACGCGCTGTCGGAGACCCGCCTGTTGGTGAAGGCGGAGGTGATGCACGCCAAGAAGGAGCTGAAGCAGGAGCTGCAGGCAGCCAAGCTGGCGGGCATCTTCCTGGGCGCCGGGGCCGTGCTGGCCCTCACGTCGCTGGCCGTGCTGTTCGTCGCGCTGGGCCTGGCGCTGCCCCTGGGGGCCGCCGTGGGCGTGCTCATCGTGGGCGCGGTGCTGCTGGCCGTGGCCGGCCTCCTCCTGTTCCTGGGCACCAAGCGGATTCCCAAGAAGCCGCTGGTCCATACCCAGGAGCGCCTGAAGACGGACTTCCAGATGACCCGGGAGACGCTGCAATGA
- a CDS encoding glucose-6-phosphate isomerase yields MTERELWERYQRHLCVVPSVGLTLDISRMNFGADFLDGMRPRMDAAFQAMDALEKGAIANPDEKRRVGHYWLRAPELAPDAELKTAITDMQAQVAAFAKDVHAGKVKPAKAAKFTQVLIVGIGGSALGPQLVADALGSGRDAMQVHFLDNTDPDGMDRVLNGLGERLAETLAVVISKSGGTKETRNGMLEAEAAYTQRGLDFGAHAVAVTGDGSELDNYAKGHKWLRTFPMWDWVGGRTSVMSAVGLLPAWLQGLDVDGFLAGAKDMDAATRGHDVAANPAALLALMWFHAGGGKGQKDMVILPYKDRLMLMSKYLQQLVMESLGKELSLDGQVVNQGIAVYGNKGSTDQHAYVQQLREGVNNFFVTFVEVLKDRDGKSLAVEGENTSGDYLLGFLLGTRRALFEKGRESMTLTVPDVSARTVGALIALYERAVGLYASLVNINAYHQPGVEAGKKAAGRVLELQGKLLSKLKAAKAEARSADQLAQDIGAADEVETVFKLLEHLSVNGDHGVKRSGGARPAEARFQSV; encoded by the coding sequence ATGACGGAGCGCGAGTTGTGGGAGCGGTACCAGCGGCACCTGTGCGTCGTCCCTTCCGTGGGGCTCACGCTGGACATCTCCCGCATGAACTTCGGCGCGGACTTCCTGGACGGGATGCGCCCGCGCATGGACGCGGCGTTCCAGGCCATGGACGCGCTGGAGAAGGGCGCCATCGCCAATCCGGATGAGAAGCGCCGCGTGGGCCACTACTGGCTGCGCGCCCCGGAGCTGGCGCCGGACGCGGAGCTGAAGACGGCCATCACGGACATGCAGGCCCAGGTGGCCGCGTTCGCGAAGGACGTGCACGCGGGCAAGGTGAAGCCCGCGAAGGCGGCGAAGTTCACGCAGGTGCTCATCGTCGGCATCGGCGGCTCCGCGCTGGGCCCGCAGTTGGTGGCGGACGCGCTGGGCAGCGGCCGGGACGCCATGCAGGTGCACTTCCTGGACAACACGGACCCGGATGGAATGGACCGGGTGCTCAACGGCCTGGGCGAGCGGCTGGCGGAGACGCTCGCCGTGGTCATCAGCAAGTCCGGCGGCACCAAGGAGACGCGCAACGGCATGCTGGAGGCGGAGGCCGCCTACACGCAGCGCGGCCTGGACTTCGGCGCGCACGCGGTGGCCGTCACGGGCGACGGCAGCGAATTGGACAACTACGCCAAGGGCCACAAGTGGCTGCGCACCTTCCCCATGTGGGACTGGGTTGGCGGGCGCACGTCGGTGATGTCGGCGGTGGGGCTGTTGCCGGCCTGGTTGCAGGGGCTGGACGTGGACGGCTTCCTCGCGGGCGCGAAGGACATGGACGCGGCGACGCGCGGGCATGACGTGGCGGCGAACCCGGCGGCGCTGCTCGCGCTGATGTGGTTCCACGCGGGCGGCGGCAAGGGCCAGAAGGACATGGTCATCCTGCCGTACAAGGACCGGTTGATGCTGATGTCCAAGTACCTCCAGCAGTTGGTGATGGAGTCGCTGGGCAAGGAGCTGTCGCTGGACGGCCAGGTGGTGAACCAGGGCATCGCCGTCTACGGCAACAAGGGCTCCACGGACCAGCACGCCTACGTGCAGCAACTGCGCGAGGGCGTGAACAACTTCTTCGTCACCTTCGTGGAGGTGCTGAAGGACCGGGACGGCAAGTCGTTGGCGGTGGAGGGGGAGAACACCAGCGGTGACTACCTGCTGGGGTTCCTCCTGGGCACGCGCCGGGCGCTGTTCGAGAAGGGCCGCGAGTCGATGACGCTCACCGTGCCGGACGTGAGCGCGCGCACCGTGGGGGCGCTGATCGCGTTGTACGAGCGCGCGGTGGGCCTCTACGCGAGCCTGGTGAACATCAATGCCTATCACCAGCCGGGCGTGGAGGCGGGCAAGAAGGCCGCGGGGCGCGTGCTGGAGCTCCAGGGCAAGCTGCTCTCCAAGCTGAAGGCGGCGAAGGCGGAGGCGCGGTCCGCGGATCAACTGGCGCAGGACATTGGCGCGGCGGATGAGGTGGAGACGGTGTTCAAGCTGCTGGAGCACCTGTCCGTGAACGGCGACCACGGCGTGAAGCGCTCGGGTGGGGCGCGTCCGGCGGAGGCCCGCTTCCAGTCCGTGTGA
- a CDS encoding cytochrome ubiquinol oxidase subunit I, whose product MTDLLYARAQMGLSLAFHIVFAAAGVALPVLMVLSDLKHRRTGDADYRKLSEKLAKGTAILFAVGAVSGTVLSFELGLLWPEFMGRYGEVIGLPFSLEGVAFFTEAIFLGIYLYGRERVSPGLHLFSGVMVAVSGAASAFFVTLVNTFMNNPSGFTPTPAGPADVQPLVAMFSPGWQYQTAHVLLSCYQASAFAMAGIHAFIMLKHPGAAFHKKALSIALPLACVTALAQPLVGDLSAKHVARAQPVKLAAMEAHFDTEAGAPLRVGGWPDVEKRTVSGSIDLPKGLSILAFADPNAEVKGLNEFPRDVWPPVAKVHMAFQVMVGTGSLMALLALATLWRRWRGREWPHGKGMMRAWLLSGPLGLVALEAGWLVTEWGRQPWIVRDVMRTGEAVTPVPHLAAPFFTFTAVYLFLGVTVLFVLWRQVAGTLPAKDGVAHAH is encoded by the coding sequence ATGACGGACCTGCTCTATGCGCGCGCGCAGATGGGGCTCTCGCTCGCGTTCCACATCGTGTTCGCGGCGGCCGGCGTGGCGTTGCCGGTGCTGATGGTGTTGAGCGACCTGAAGCACCGGCGCACGGGGGACGCGGACTACCGGAAGCTCAGCGAGAAGCTGGCCAAGGGCACCGCCATCCTCTTCGCGGTGGGCGCGGTGAGCGGGACGGTGCTCTCGTTCGAGCTGGGCCTCTTGTGGCCGGAGTTCATGGGCCGCTACGGGGAAGTGATTGGCCTGCCCTTCAGCCTGGAGGGCGTGGCCTTCTTCACCGAGGCCATCTTCCTGGGCATCTACCTGTACGGCCGCGAGCGCGTGTCGCCGGGCCTGCACCTGTTCAGCGGCGTGATGGTGGCGGTGAGCGGCGCGGCGAGCGCGTTCTTCGTCACGCTGGTGAACACGTTCATGAACAACCCGTCCGGCTTCACGCCCACGCCGGCGGGGCCCGCGGACGTGCAGCCGCTGGTGGCCATGTTCAGCCCCGGCTGGCAGTACCAGACGGCCCACGTGCTCCTGTCCTGCTATCAGGCCAGCGCGTTCGCGATGGCGGGCATCCACGCCTTCATCATGCTGAAGCACCCGGGCGCGGCGTTCCACAAGAAGGCGCTGTCCATCGCGCTGCCGCTCGCGTGCGTCACCGCGCTCGCGCAGCCGCTGGTGGGCGACCTGTCCGCGAAGCACGTGGCGCGCGCGCAGCCGGTGAAGCTGGCCGCGATGGAGGCGCACTTCGACACGGAGGCGGGCGCGCCCCTGCGGGTGGGCGGATGGCCGGACGTGGAGAAGCGCACGGTGTCGGGCTCCATCGACCTGCCGAAGGGGCTCTCCATCCTGGCGTTCGCGGACCCCAACGCGGAGGTGAAGGGCCTGAACGAATTCCCCCGCGACGTCTGGCCCCCGGTGGCCAAGGTCCACATGGCCTTCCAGGTGATGGTGGGCACGGGCAGCCTGATGGCGCTGCTCGCGCTGGCCACGCTGTGGCGCCGGTGGCGGGGCCGCGAGTGGCCGCACGGCAAGGGGATGATGCGCGCGTGGCTGCTGTCCGGGCCGCTGGGGCTGGTGGCGCTGGAGGCGGGGTGGCTCGTCACGGAGTGGGGCCGGCAGCCGTGGATCGTCCGCGACGTGATGCGCACGGGCGAGGCGGTGACGCCGGTGCCGCACCTGGCCGCGCCGTTCTTCACCTTCACGGCGGTGTACCTGTTCCTCGGGGTGACGGTGCTCTTCGTGCTCTGGCGGCAGGTGGCGGGCACGCTGCCCGCGAAAGACGGGGTGGCCCATGCCCATTGA
- a CDS encoding GTPase — protein sequence MDDTRLPDPEALRPLLTDALTLPALKPHGPRLERLLEDYARGMARKDAPLVVALVGATGAGKSTLLNALSGQNLSREGVDRPTSTVSTLFAPEGTATDELARTGARVVRYTPGPQGLWSGQVFIDTPDLNSVATAHRDVARATLDKADVALVVMHRGSVAEATQVEFLGEFARRRALVFILNFADELSAESRDALKSQVRRVATQHYGLAAEDVPVFAISARSAKDGQDVSGEFGPLLFHLRGLATQAVAARVRHTNALGALEELANTVRTALDDTDALLAKTRTALDAGLARAAESLQADFDARLSLAHGHLASEVRRQAAGRFWGPAAWGLRLSLWGASGMGVGALVARRSLPAGLAVAAASTVVDAVRDRTRARAAEVAVVEPFEDDFLAESAARTALAEARSVARTQGLEAEVLGVPDVEVMLSELRVARAGAWRYTASTAVAEAVARWWRTARWLVLPLINLPLLALLGHVGYRVVRGYVEGPLLPLEYFLNAGAFFGLLAGAGALLASASLVGAARHAGSAGRSRFVEALAALGRRLGEAVDDGLGTGRQAARRILERIRAVG from the coding sequence GTGGACGACACCCGCCTCCCCGACCCCGAAGCCCTCCGCCCGCTGCTCACCGACGCGCTGACGCTGCCCGCGCTGAAGCCCCATGGCCCGCGCCTGGAGCGCCTGCTGGAGGACTACGCGCGGGGCATGGCCCGGAAGGACGCACCGCTCGTCGTCGCGCTCGTGGGCGCCACCGGCGCGGGCAAGTCCACCCTGCTCAACGCCCTCTCCGGCCAGAACCTCTCCCGTGAAGGCGTGGACCGCCCCACCAGCACCGTCTCCACCCTCTTCGCGCCGGAGGGCACCGCCACGGACGAGCTGGCCCGCACCGGCGCGCGCGTCGTGCGCTACACGCCCGGCCCCCAGGGCCTGTGGAGCGGCCAGGTCTTCATCGACACGCCGGACCTGAACAGCGTGGCCACGGCGCACCGGGATGTCGCGCGCGCCACGCTGGACAAGGCGGACGTGGCGCTGGTGGTCATGCACCGGGGCAGCGTCGCGGAGGCCACCCAGGTGGAGTTCCTCGGCGAGTTCGCCCGGCGCCGCGCGCTCGTCTTCATCCTCAACTTCGCGGACGAGCTGTCCGCCGAATCCCGCGACGCGCTGAAATCCCAGGTCCGCCGCGTGGCCACCCAGCACTACGGCCTGGCCGCGGAGGACGTGCCCGTCTTCGCCATCAGCGCGAGGTCCGCGAAGGACGGCCAGGACGTCTCCGGCGAGTTCGGCCCGCTCCTCTTCCACCTCCGGGGCCTGGCGACCCAGGCCGTCGCCGCGCGCGTGCGCCACACCAACGCCCTGGGCGCGCTGGAGGAACTGGCCAACACCGTGCGGACGGCGCTCGACGACACGGACGCGCTGCTCGCGAAGACGCGCACCGCGCTGGACGCGGGGCTCGCGCGCGCGGCGGAGTCGCTCCAGGCGGACTTCGACGCGCGGCTGTCCCTGGCCCACGGGCACCTGGCATCGGAGGTCCGCCGTCAGGCCGCGGGCCGCTTCTGGGGCCCCGCCGCGTGGGGCTTGAGGCTGTCGTTGTGGGGCGCGTCCGGCATGGGCGTGGGGGCGCTCGTCGCGCGCCGCAGCCTGCCCGCGGGGCTCGCGGTGGCGGCGGCCTCCACGGTGGTGGACGCGGTGAGGGACCGCACCCGCGCCCGCGCCGCGGAGGTGGCCGTGGTGGAGCCCTTCGAGGACGACTTCCTCGCGGAGTCCGCCGCGCGCACCGCCCTGGCGGAGGCGCGCAGCGTGGCGCGCACGCAGGGCCTGGAGGCGGAAGTGCTGGGCGTGCCGGACGTGGAGGTGATGCTGTCGGAGCTGCGCGTGGCCCGCGCGGGGGCCTGGCGCTACACGGCCTCCACCGCCGTCGCGGAGGCCGTGGCCCGCTGGTGGCGCACGGCCCGGTGGCTGGTGTTGCCGCTCATCAACCTGCCCCTGCTCGCGCTGCTGGGGCACGTGGGGTACCGCGTGGTGCGCGGCTACGTCGAAGGCCCCCTGTTGCCGTTGGAGTACTTCCTCAACGCGGGGGCCTTCTTCGGGCTGCTCGCGGGCGCCGGAGCGCTGCTCGCGTCAGCGAGTCTCGTTGGAGCCGCTCGCCATGCGGGGAGCGCGGGCCGGAGCCGGTTTGTCGAGGCCCTCGCCGCCCTGGGCAGGAGGCTGGGAGAGGCCGTCGATGATGGCCTTGGCACCGGGCGGCAGGCCGCGAGACGCATCCTGGAGCGGATTCGCGCTGTCGGGTGA
- a CDS encoding sterol desaturase family protein, translated as MDMSHIPDLITPAIPVFVITVIAEALWVRKLRQERGESIKGHTWKDTLASLSMGLGNVAVSVFWKGVAFAGYAALYHLTPLRLGHGLLAWVLLFFLEDLCYYAFHRVHHESRFFWASHVVHHSSQHYNLSTALRQTWTPMTGWVFWAPLALLGFSPEMIVTQQAISLLYQYWIHTEAIDRLPRPVEWLFNTPSHHRAHHASNAAYIDVNYAGILIIWDRLFGTFVPETERPIYGLTKNLTTHNPVRIAFHEFAAIARDAARPGPLSQRLGYIFRNPAWKPKGALPASEPAPVEAAPSAP; from the coding sequence ATGGACATGTCGCACATCCCCGACCTCATCACCCCGGCCATCCCGGTGTTCGTCATCACCGTCATCGCCGAGGCCTTGTGGGTGCGCAAGCTGCGGCAGGAGCGCGGCGAGAGCATCAAGGGGCACACGTGGAAGGACACGCTGGCCAGCCTCTCCATGGGCCTGGGCAACGTGGCGGTGAGCGTGTTCTGGAAGGGCGTGGCGTTCGCGGGCTACGCGGCGCTCTACCACCTGACGCCCCTGCGCCTGGGCCACGGGCTCCTGGCGTGGGTGCTGCTCTTCTTCCTGGAAGACCTCTGCTACTACGCCTTCCACCGCGTCCATCATGAGAGCCGCTTCTTCTGGGCGTCGCACGTGGTGCACCACTCCAGCCAGCACTACAACCTGTCCACGGCGCTGAGGCAGACGTGGACGCCGATGACGGGCTGGGTGTTCTGGGCGCCGCTGGCGCTGCTGGGCTTCTCCCCGGAGATGATCGTCACGCAGCAGGCCATCAGCCTGCTGTACCAGTACTGGATCCACACGGAGGCCATCGACAGGCTGCCTCGGCCCGTGGAGTGGCTGTTCAACACGCCGTCGCACCACCGCGCGCACCACGCGTCCAACGCGGCCTACATCGACGTGAACTACGCGGGCATCCTCATCATCTGGGACCGGCTCTTCGGCACGTTCGTCCCGGAGACCGAGCGCCCCATCTACGGGCTGACGAAGAACCTCACCACGCACAACCCGGTGCGCATCGCGTTCCACGAGTTCGCCGCCATCGCCCGGGACGCGGCCCGCCCGGGGCCGCTGAGCCAGCGGCTGGGCTACATCTTCCGCAACCCGGCGTGGAAGCCCAAGGGGGCGCTGCCGGCGTCGGAGCCCGCGCCCGTGGAGGCCGCGCCCTCCGCACCGTAG
- a CDS encoding F0F1 ATP synthase subunit epsilon, whose product MAKLTVEIVTPEKRILSVQADEAIVPGGEGLFGVRPGHTPFLSLVEPGTLTLIEAGKQDRYFVAGGFVEVSNDKVLVLADAAEHVTGIDVASARRRMEEAQARLKDLNTADARYALEQAAVRREAARISASESR is encoded by the coding sequence ATGGCCAAGCTGACTGTCGAGATCGTCACCCCCGAGAAGCGCATCCTGTCCGTGCAGGCCGACGAGGCCATCGTGCCGGGCGGAGAGGGCCTGTTCGGCGTGCGTCCCGGCCACACGCCGTTCCTGTCGCTGGTGGAGCCGGGCACGCTCACCCTCATCGAGGCGGGCAAGCAGGACCGCTACTTCGTGGCCGGCGGCTTCGTGGAGGTGAGCAACGACAAGGTGCTGGTGCTGGCGGACGCCGCCGAGCACGTCACCGGCATCGACGTCGCGAGCGCCCGCCGCCGCATGGAAGAGGCCCAGGCGCGCCTCAAGGACCTGAACACCGCAGACGCGCGCTACGCGCTGGAGCAGGCCGCGGTGCGCCGCGAGGCCGCGCGCATCAGCGCCTCCGAGTCCCGCTAG
- a CDS encoding ADP-ribosylglycohydrolase family protein, which yields MPLTPADRQDRFHAAFLGLAIGDALGFPLRGIPPASLARLPGLAEDFAPRPRGKFAKGQFSDDTQLLLAAAESVIREGKVDGRSAALHLAWLWQEGIILQPPRSLSEALQRLAGGTPWMSAGAPLGTKCPSVLSRALVVGLFESGQRARLPHDAGVLTVITHKDPVCAAAAAAFAQAVALGMEQEALTPAAFCEALALSTAVHDKNLAEEIRHLPRLLTWDTQRALNQLRKVGVPPSELKGVDGLPCHVVPVLLTSLYATLKVPHDFREAVVLTLRCGGEADVAAALTGALLGAHLGTRAIPARLRKQVLYAENLLDTADRLFRARQVRETLATAIAHQKTRR from the coding sequence ATGCCGCTGACTCCCGCAGACCGCCAGGACCGTTTTCACGCGGCATTCCTGGGGCTCGCCATCGGGGATGCGCTCGGCTTTCCGCTGAGGGGCATCCCCCCGGCGAGCCTGGCGCGGCTGCCCGGCCTGGCGGAGGACTTCGCGCCCCGGCCGCGCGGCAAGTTCGCCAAGGGCCAGTTCAGCGACGACACGCAGCTGCTGCTCGCGGCCGCGGAGAGCGTCATCCGCGAGGGCAAGGTGGACGGCCGCAGCGCGGCGCTGCACCTGGCGTGGCTGTGGCAGGAGGGCATCATCCTCCAGCCGCCGCGCAGCCTGTCGGAGGCGCTGCAGCGGCTGGCGGGCGGTACGCCGTGGATGAGCGCGGGGGCTCCGCTCGGCACGAAGTGCCCGTCGGTGCTCAGCCGCGCGCTGGTGGTGGGGCTCTTCGAAAGCGGCCAGCGCGCGCGCCTGCCGCACGACGCGGGCGTACTCACCGTCATCACGCACAAGGACCCGGTCTGCGCCGCCGCCGCCGCCGCGTTCGCGCAGGCCGTGGCGCTGGGCATGGAGCAGGAGGCCCTCACGCCCGCGGCCTTCTGCGAGGCCCTGGCGCTGTCCACCGCCGTGCACGACAAGAACCTGGCGGAGGAGATCCGCCACCTGCCGCGCCTGCTCACCTGGGACACCCAGCGCGCGCTCAACCAGCTGCGCAAGGTGGGCGTGCCCCCCAGCGAGCTGAAGGGCGTGGACGGCCTGCCGTGCCACGTGGTGCCGGTGCTGCTCACGTCGCTGTACGCGACGCTGAAGGTGCCGCACGACTTCCGCGAGGCCGTGGTCCTCACGCTGCGCTGCGGCGGAGAGGCGGACGTGGCCGCGGCCCTCACCGGCGCCCTGCTGGGCGCGCATCTGGGCACCCGCGCCATCCCGGCCCGCCTGCGCAAGCAGGTGCTGTACGCGGAGAACCTGCTGGACACCGCGGACCGCCTGTTCCGGGCCCGGCAGGTGCGCGAGACGCTGGCCACGGCGATCGCGCACCAGAAGACCCGCCGCTAG
- a CDS encoding class I SAM-dependent methyltransferase produces the protein MKPSSAFQLAPPVPSREAEDPWPFAAHGCVRSRDDVTLSALPRARYRSALEIGGAIGLLTEKLQARCDTLLSLETSDSAQARAIHRCRHLSHVRFERMNVPDRYPEGTFDLTLLSGRGAWWSLPEMALAQQRILEHLEPGGHLVLVHWTGQTRDMRCSGHEVHDAFRRLTPRHLRHLRGEMEGTWRLDVFERL, from the coding sequence ATGAAACCGTCCTCCGCCTTCCAGCTCGCCCCTCCCGTCCCCTCTCGGGAAGCCGAAGACCCGTGGCCCTTCGCCGCGCACGGCTGCGTGCGCAGCCGCGACGACGTCACCCTGTCCGCGCTTCCCCGCGCGCGCTACCGCTCCGCCCTGGAGATTGGCGGCGCCATCGGCCTGCTCACGGAGAAGCTCCAGGCCCGTTGTGACACCCTGCTCTCCCTGGAGACCTCCGACTCCGCCCAGGCCCGCGCCATCCACCGCTGCCGCCACCTGTCGCACGTGCGCTTCGAGCGCATGAACGTGCCGGACCGCTACCCGGAGGGGACCTTCGACCTCACCCTGCTGTCCGGGCGCGGCGCCTGGTGGAGCCTCCCGGAGATGGCGCTCGCGCAGCAGCGCATCCTGGAGCACCTGGAGCCCGGCGGGCACCTGGTCCTCGTGCACTGGACCGGCCAGACGCGCGACATGCGCTGCAGCGGCCACGAGGTCCACGACGCCTTCCGCCGGCTCACCCCCAGGCACCTGCGCCACCTGCGCGGCGAGATGGAGGGCACCTGGCGCCTGGACGTCTTCGAACGGCTTTGA
- a CDS encoding cytochrome d ubiquinol oxidase subunit II, which yields MPIETTVLGLAVAGTFVLYALLGGADFGGGVWDLLARGPRKAEQRALIAHAIGPVWEVNHVWLIVGLVLLFSGFPRAFAALSVALHVPLTLLVLGIVFRGTAFTFRAYDTRGDAVERRWGVVFSVASVVAPLLLGMCVGAVASDAIRMQGHAVVSGFFASWLSPFALSVGVLTLGLFAFLAAVYLTHEARTPELAEDFRRRALVTGGLLFPLALAVLLLSREGAPRVWTGLIQTPFALALHTGTAVAAVTAFALLWTRRFRAARVAAATQGGLIVLGWAVSQAPYLVYPHLTLQSAAAQPVVQRLLLVALGVGLVTVVPSLVLLFRVFGPRGQQATT from the coding sequence ATGCCCATTGAGACGACGGTGCTGGGGCTCGCGGTGGCGGGCACGTTCGTGCTGTACGCGCTGCTGGGCGGGGCGGACTTCGGCGGCGGGGTGTGGGACCTGCTGGCGCGCGGGCCTCGCAAGGCGGAGCAGCGCGCGCTCATCGCCCACGCCATCGGCCCGGTGTGGGAGGTGAACCACGTCTGGCTCATCGTGGGGCTGGTGCTGCTCTTCAGCGGCTTCCCGCGCGCGTTCGCGGCGCTGAGCGTGGCGCTGCACGTGCCCCTGACGCTGCTGGTGCTGGGCATCGTGTTCCGGGGCACGGCGTTCACCTTCCGCGCCTACGACACGCGCGGGGACGCGGTGGAGCGCCGTTGGGGCGTGGTGTTCAGCGTGGCGAGCGTGGTGGCCCCGCTGCTCTTGGGCATGTGCGTGGGCGCGGTGGCCAGCGACGCCATCCGCATGCAGGGGCACGCGGTGGTGAGCGGCTTCTTCGCGTCGTGGCTGTCGCCCTTCGCGCTGTCGGTGGGCGTGCTGACGCTGGGGCTGTTCGCGTTCCTGGCGGCCGTGTACCTCACGCATGAGGCACGCACGCCGGAGCTGGCGGAGGACTTCCGGCGCCGGGCGCTGGTGACGGGCGGGCTCCTGTTCCCGCTGGCCCTGGCCGTCCTGCTGCTGTCGCGCGAGGGGGCGCCCCGGGTGTGGACGGGCCTCATCCAGACGCCGTTCGCGCTGGCGCTGCACACCGGCACGGCGGTGGCGGCGGTGACGGCGTTCGCGCTCCTGTGGACGCGGCGCTTCCGGGCCGCGCGGGTGGCGGCGGCCACGCAGGGCGGGCTCATCGTGCTGGGGTGGGCGGTGTCGCAGGCGCCGTACCTCGTCTACCCGCACCTGACGCTGCAGAGCGCCGCGGCGCAGCCGGTGGTGCAGCGGCTGCTCCTGGTGGCGCTCGGGGTGGGGCTGGTGACGGTGGTGCCGTCGCTGGTGCTGCTGTTCCGCGTCTTCGGGCCCCGGGGCCAGCAGGCTACGACTTGA
- a CDS encoding TetR/AcrR family transcriptional regulator: MPPKSAARKAEAPVRRTQAERRESTRRKLLDATIETLVEQGYARLTTVEVAKRAGVSQGALFTHFETKEELLAVAVEHLFPRLIQDFLAGVGARPSGKDRVGAAVDMLWAAYQRPELQAAIELYVAARTSPELQRALAVVDGPHRQNMHRVARELFPDVAATHPDFDDVVELALDAVQGAAVGGAARPSDPAHRRMLDTLARFMRVAFAPKD, translated from the coding sequence ATGCCCCCGAAGTCCGCCGCCAGGAAGGCCGAGGCTCCCGTGCGCCGCACGCAGGCGGAGCGCCGCGAGTCGACGCGCCGCAAGCTGCTGGACGCCACCATCGAGACGCTGGTGGAGCAGGGCTACGCGCGGCTGACGACGGTGGAGGTGGCGAAGCGGGCGGGGGTGTCGCAGGGGGCGCTCTTCACGCACTTCGAAACGAAGGAGGAGCTGCTCGCGGTGGCGGTGGAGCACCTCTTCCCCCGCCTCATCCAGGACTTCCTCGCGGGCGTGGGCGCGCGTCCGTCCGGGAAGGACCGGGTGGGGGCGGCGGTGGACATGCTGTGGGCCGCCTATCAGCGGCCGGAGCTCCAGGCCGCCATCGAGCTGTACGTCGCGGCGCGCACCAGCCCGGAGCTGCAGAGGGCGCTGGCGGTGGTGGACGGGCCGCACCGCCAGAACATGCACCGCGTGGCGCGCGAGCTGTTCCCGGACGTGGCCGCCACGCACCCGGACTTCGACGACGTGGTGGAGCTGGCGCTGGACGCGGTGCAGGGCGCGGCGGTGGGTGGGGCCGCCCGTCCTTCGGATCCAGCGCACCGCCGCATGCTGGACACGCTGGCGCGCTTCATGCGCGTCGCGTTCGCCCCCAAGGATTGA